CCAACGTCTCGGGCGAAGTAGAGGTGACCCATCAAATCCCCGGCGGCGTCATCACGGTCGGAGCCGTATTCGGCCGCCAGCCGCAACCCCAAGTGGTCGTGGTGCAGCCGGAGCGCCGCCCCGACGTGGTGGTGGTCGAAAACGAGCATGGCCGCGGATGGGAGCATGGTCGCGGATGGGAACATGCCCACAAGCGCGATCGCCAAGTCACCATCATCCACGAGGAACCGCGCCGCGAGGTCACCATCATCCGGCATGAGGAACCCCGCAGGACGGTCGTGGTGGAGCAAGCCGCTTGCGGCCGGCCGGGCTACACCCAGTCGCATGAGTGGAGCGATGGCCGCCAGGTCTCGGTAGACCGTCAAGGACCCAATGGGAATTACCACTACTACAGCGATGGCAACCAGGTCTCGGAGGACAAGCAAGGGCCCAACGGGAACTACCACTTCTACGAGGACGCGCACCAGGTGAGCGTCCAAGACAACCGGGACGGGCATCAGCGGAACGTATACGTCCGCAAGTAGCGGGGCCCGAGGCCAAATCACCCGCTTCGGCGAGGGCTTCTCCCCGGAAGCCCGGACCGGAGGCCGGTGGCCCCGAGGGTCTAAGGAGACCCCGAGAGCCCGAACGGCTCTCAAGCTCAAACGCCCTTCCCTCCCTCCGCCCGTCCGGGGCGGGGGGTTTTGTTATGTTTCGCGCGTGCGGATCCTTTTCGTTACCGCCGCCACCGCCGCGCTGCTTTGGTCCGCCGCCGCCGCGGATAAGGCCCCCATCCCCGACATCCGCGACAGCTACGGGGTCGCCCTCGCCGATTTCGATCAGGACGGCCTGCTCGACGTCTACATCGTCGGCTTCCGCACCTTGAACCGGCTTCTCATCAACAATGGCGACGGCACCTTCCGGGACAAATCCATCGCCGCCGGCGTGGGCGGCAACCTGATGCCGCAGGGCATCCGCAACCTCGAGCTGGGAGCGAGCGCCGCCGATTTCGACAACGACGGAGCCATCGACATCCTCATCTGCGGCTGGGGCGAATCCCTGGACCTTTTGAAGAACCGTAACGACGGCACTTTCTATTCGGTGGCCCGCCGCATGGGCCTGCAACGCGACGTCGACGCCAACATGGCCGTCTGGGGCGACGTGGATCGGGATGGTTGGCCGGACTTGCTGCTGACCAATGAGCAAGGCCCGCCGCGGCTCTACCGCAACGATCATGGCCTTCGTTTGATCCCCGTCCCGCTCGACTCGGCCGGCATCCTCCCGGATCCCGGCTCGCAGGGAGCGCTTTGGTGCGATCTCGATCTGGATGGGGATCTCGATCTCATCATCACCGGATGGCATAGGCCCTTGGCCATTTACGAGCAGGTAGCCCCCTTCCGTTTCCGGCAGGTCCCGTTGGGCTTCGATCTCCCGCCCGGCGCCCGTTGCAATGCCGTACTCCCGGGCGATTTCGACAATGACGGCGACCCCGACCTCTTGATCACGGTGCGGCAAGGGCCCAACTTGCTGCTGCAGAACCTCGCCGATCCGCCCAAGCTGGCGGACCTTCCCTCCGATTGGCATCCCGTCCCGAAACCCATCGCCTTCAAGGAGGTCGCCCGCGAGCGCGGCCTGACCGATACCCTCGACAGCTATGGCGGCGGCTTCGGCGATTTCGATGGCGATGGCGATCTGGATCTTTTCATCACCTCCCGCTCGGGAAACCATTACTACGAAAACGCCGGTGGGATGTTCCTCGAGCGCGAGCTGGCGGCCGTGGGCTTGGATGACGACTCTTCCACCTATAACACCGGCTTCATGTCCGGCGCGCTCACCCCGGCCAAGGGGAACGCCTTGGTGATCGTATCGCGGGACAGCGCGTCCTCCATCCTGGACGGATCCCCGCCGCAGCGCCGACGGCTCCTGGTTTCGCCGCGCGGCGTCCGGTCCAACGTCTTCGGCGTCGGCAGCCAGCTCAGCCTGTGGGAACGGCGCCCGGGGATAGGCCCGGAGGAATGGGCCCTGATCCAAAGCACGGAACTCCACGATGGCGAAGGGTATCTCAGCAGTTACCTGGGCCCCGCCACCTTCTACCCGCCCGACTCCGCCGAATTGCGCGTGCGCGTGCGCTTTCCCTCCGGCAGGGTTATCACGCGCCGAGTGGTCCCGGGCGAAGGCTCCATGGAGGTCTGGGAGAGCGGCTTCCTGGCGGCCGCCTGGGAAAAGGCCGCGCGCGCGGCCTACCATGGCCTGCGCGATCCGGTCCGGCGCAAGCAGATCCTCCTCTTCATCGCGGGGGCGGTCGCGGCCGTCCTGCTTTTGCGCGCCATCCTCAAGGCCATGGCGGCCAACATCGCCCGCAAGCGCTATACGACCGAACTGGTGGCCAAGAACCGGGAGCTGGAAGATCTTATCCGCGAGGTGGAACATACCCAGCGGCAACTGATCCACAGCGAGAAGCTCGCGGGCCTGGGCCAGTTGGTGGCCGGCATCGCCCACGAGCTCAACAATCCCATCGGGTTCATCTACGCCAACCTGTTCCAGATCCGCAAGTACCTGGACGGCCTTTCCGCCGGGCCGCTGGACGCGAAAGCCCGGGCGGTCTTGGCCAAAATCGATCAGGCCTTGCGCGAAAGCCAGGAAGGTTCCATCCGCATCCGCGATATCGTGCAGAACCTGCGCGGCCTTTCGCGGGCGGGAAGTTCCGAGCCGGGGACGCACCTGCGTAAGCAGACCTGCGATTTCAACCGGCTCATCGAGAAGAGCCTGCTATTGGCCCAGACCAGCTTCAGCAAGAACATCGCGGTGGAAAAGGAGTACGGTTCCATCCCCCCGGTGGAAGCCGATGAGACCCAGATCCAGCAGGTGTTCCTGAACATCCTGGTGAACGCGGGCCAGGCGCTCGGCGAGAAAGGGCATATCCGCATCCGGACCCGGGCGGAGGACGGAAAGGCGGTGGCCTCCATTTGCGATGACGGGCCGGGCATCAGCGCCGAGAACCTGAAGCACCTGTTCGAACCGTTCTTCACGACCAAGCCGGTGGGGCAAGGCATCGGGTTGGGCCTGCACATCTGCTATCAAATCATGCAGGCCCACCAGGGGAACATCGAAGCGCGCTCCCAAGATGG
This sequence is a window from Fibrobacterota bacterium. Protein-coding genes within it:
- a CDS encoding VCBS repeat-containing protein: MRILFVTAATAALLWSAAAADKAPIPDIRDSYGVALADFDQDGLLDVYIVGFRTLNRLLINNGDGTFRDKSIAAGVGGNLMPQGIRNLELGASAADFDNDGAIDILICGWGESLDLLKNRNDGTFYSVARRMGLQRDVDANMAVWGDVDRDGWPDLLLTNEQGPPRLYRNDHGLRLIPVPLDSAGILPDPGSQGALWCDLDLDGDLDLIITGWHRPLAIYEQVAPFRFRQVPLGFDLPPGARCNAVLPGDFDNDGDPDLLITVRQGPNLLLQNLADPPKLADLPSDWHPVPKPIAFKEVARERGLTDTLDSYGGGFGDFDGDGDLDLFITSRSGNHYYENAGGMFLERELAAVGLDDDSSTYNTGFMSGALTPAKGNALVIVSRDSASSILDGSPPQRRRLLVSPRGVRSNVFGVGSQLSLWERRPGIGPEEWALIQSTELHDGEGYLSSYLGPATFYPPDSAELRVRVRFPSGRVITRRVVPGEGSMEVWESGFLAAAWEKAARAAYHGLRDPVRRKQILLFIAGAVAAVLLLRAILKAMAANIARKRYTTELVAKNRELEDLIREVEHTQRQLIHSEKLAGLGQLVAGIAHELNNPIGFIYANLFQIRKYLDGLSAGPLDAKARAVLAKIDQALRESQEGSIRIRDIVQNLRGLSRAGSSEPGTHLRKQTCDFNRLIEKSLLLAQTSFSKNIAVEKEYGSIPPVEADETQIQQVFLNILVNAGQALGEKGHIRIRTRAEDGKAVASICDDGPGISAENLKHLFEPFFTTKPVGQGIGLGLHICYQIMQAHQGNIEARSQDGHGAEFLVTLPI